In Liolophura sinensis isolate JHLJ2023 chromosome 2, CUHK_Ljap_v2, whole genome shotgun sequence, a genomic segment contains:
- the LOC135462844 gene encoding hematopoietic prostaglandin D synthase-like: MPKYKLIYFNLRARGEIIRLLFSLAGVPFEDYRVDLDEHFNPAAEYAEIKKAAPFGQLPVLEVDGENLAQSHAIERFLAREFGLDGETSLQKAKVDMWIEGADEILRRVSDNIEEHDAKKKAADKNRIMTVVAPAVLGALEKTLSLNKGGFIVGDKLTVADVAFFSVQDWLKSAYKEEGVSLVAGYKAVDQHLTKISKIPAVADWVKKRPETPF; this comes from the exons ATGCCCAAATACAAGCTGATTTACTTCAATCTTCGTGCGCGAGGGGAGATAATCCGGCTGCTCTTCTCCTTGGCAGGGGTACCGTTTGAGGATTATCGCGTTGATCTGGACGAGCATTTCAACCCTGCTGCGGAGTACGCGGAGATCAAGAAAG CGGCTCCTTTCGGTCAGCTTCCGGTGCTGGAGGTGGATGGCGAGAACCTCGCTCAGAGTCACGCTATCGAGAGGTTCTTGGCTCGCGAATTCG GACTGGATGGTGAGACATCACTGCAGAAGGCCAAGGTCGACATGTGGATCGAGGGCGCGGACGAAATCCTTCGGCGTGTTTCGGATAACATCGAGGAGCATGACGCCAAAAAGAAG GCTGCTGACAAGAATCGCATCATGACCGTAGTCGCACCAGCGGTGCTTGGCGCACTCGAGAAGACCCTATCTCTGAACAAGGGAGGGTTTATTGTCGGCGACAAG CTGACCGTGGCGGACGTGGCCTTCTTCAGCGTCCAGGACTGGCTGAAGTCTGCCTATAAAGAAGAGGGTGTGTCTCTGGTGGCCGGGTACAAGGCAGTGGATCAGCACTTGACCAAGATTTCAAAAATACCCGCCGTCGCTGACTGGGTGAAGAAGAGACCGGAAACCCCGTTCTGA